The Vulgatibacter sp. genome window below encodes:
- a CDS encoding bestrophin family protein produces the protein MVLERERAFWKDVFTWAGSVTPLVVPRILGMAVYGLLVGLVHQVFAWERLGAVPAQFTAAMLVLLLVFRTNASYDRWWEARKLWGGIVNQSRNLAIAGLTWGPPDARWREAFTRWAAAFPHVCRRSLRGQRVAPELERLLGAQQARAILASQHMPTFTAGRMAALLRDAVDAGGMERFAFLGAENERARLIDHLGGCERILKTPLPYIHTVKLRRFVMLYLFWLPFAVVGDAIWLPAVITALVAYPLLAIDEIAVELQDPFSESNLSHLPLEQICKTIEGNLLALLAEPPPAPERIEPAPGDQLV, from the coding sequence GTGGTACTCGAGCGCGAGCGCGCCTTCTGGAAGGACGTCTTCACCTGGGCGGGCTCGGTCACCCCGCTCGTGGTGCCGCGCATCCTCGGAATGGCCGTCTACGGCCTGCTGGTGGGGCTCGTGCACCAGGTCTTCGCCTGGGAGCGCCTCGGCGCCGTGCCCGCCCAGTTCACGGCGGCGATGCTCGTGCTGCTCCTCGTCTTCCGCACCAACGCGAGCTACGACCGCTGGTGGGAGGCACGCAAACTCTGGGGCGGCATCGTCAACCAGTCGCGAAACCTCGCCATCGCAGGCCTCACCTGGGGGCCGCCGGACGCGCGGTGGCGGGAGGCCTTCACGCGCTGGGCCGCCGCCTTCCCCCACGTCTGCCGGCGCAGCCTGCGGGGCCAGCGCGTCGCCCCGGAGCTGGAGCGGCTCCTCGGCGCCCAGCAGGCCCGCGCCATCCTCGCTTCCCAGCACATGCCGACGTTCACCGCCGGCCGGATGGCGGCCCTGCTGCGCGACGCAGTCGACGCCGGCGGCATGGAGCGCTTCGCCTTCCTCGGCGCCGAGAACGAGCGGGCGCGGCTCATCGATCACCTGGGCGGCTGCGAGCGCATCCTCAAGACGCCGCTGCCGTACATCCACACGGTGAAGCTCCGCCGCTTCGTCATGCTCTATCTCTTCTGGCTGCCGTTCGCCGTGGTGGGGGACGCCATCTGGCTGCCGGCGGTGATCACGGCGCTCGTCGCCTACCCGCTCCTGGCGATCGACGAGATCGCGGTCGAGCTCCAGGATCCGTTCTCCGAGAGCAACCTGAGTCATCTGCCCCTCGAGCAGATCTGCAAGACGATCGAGGGCAACCTGCTGGCGCTCCTGGCGGAGCCGCCGCCGGCGCCCGAGCGGATCGAGCCGGCACCTGGCGACCAGCTCGTCTGA
- a CDS encoding carbonic anhydrase has product MSDTRVSADEALARLRAGNQRFVQNKQTEPALGPSARKELVAGQNPFAIVLSCSDSRVPSELVFDQGLGDLFVIRVAGNVVAPSLVGSAEFAAATFGTRLVVVMGHSSCGAIKATLDAVRHGVAAPSDNIRDIVERCRASVETVVSAVGSGSDERALLHESIRANVRNSCDHLRHGSRLLEQLIRDDGLKVVGAEYSLETGKVDFFDER; this is encoded by the coding sequence TTGAGCGACACCAGGGTAAGTGCCGACGAGGCACTCGCGCGGCTCCGCGCAGGGAACCAGCGCTTCGTACAGAACAAGCAGACCGAGCCCGCGCTGGGGCCGAGCGCGCGCAAGGAGCTGGTCGCGGGACAGAATCCCTTCGCGATCGTCCTCTCCTGCTCCGACTCGCGGGTGCCCTCCGAACTCGTCTTCGACCAGGGCCTCGGCGACCTGTTCGTGATCCGCGTCGCCGGCAACGTCGTCGCCCCCTCGCTGGTGGGGAGCGCCGAGTTCGCCGCCGCAACCTTCGGCACCCGCCTCGTGGTGGTGATGGGCCACAGCAGCTGCGGCGCGATCAAGGCGACCCTCGATGCGGTCCGCCACGGCGTCGCCGCCCCCTCGGACAACATCCGCGACATCGTCGAGCGCTGCCGCGCCTCGGTGGAGACGGTGGTGAGCGCGGTCGGCAGCGGCAGCGACGAACGGGCCCTCCTCCACGAGTCGATTCGCGCCAACGTCCGCAACTCCTGCGATCACCTCCGCCACGGCAGCCGGCTCCTCGAGCAGCTGATCCGCGACGACGGACTCAAGGTGGTCGGCGCCGAGTACTCCCTCGAGACGGGGAAGGTGGACTTCTTCGACGAACGCTGA
- a CDS encoding glycosyltransferase family 2 protein → MVVVFVHLLVLLVFVNRYFLGRWLRRIRGASFDERMEIEGREPSVAIVVPMFNEGEGIYRTIHSLLAQDYPADRLRIVVVDDCSTDDSHSWAWRAARESDRVTVLRNPENMGKRRSINHAVRRTEAEIIVSVDSDVVVDQKAVRELVARFTDPKIAAVGGRVHVINVNENWLTRMQAIKYWFGYEYLKELERVFRSVMCLSGCLTAYRRHVLLELEPILEDRSVLGVPIKYGEDRFLTRQIVKAGWQTVMTLDAVSYTVAPPTLTKYFSQQLRWRRSNLIDYIGGLSHAWKLHPVVAIHYFATFAMLVAYPVMVVESLASQSFWPLTMLHAGILALLGTIYWLKTRDMPPEMRVSPIWFLSMAALMPVTYLLLTPLAFFTLDSGSWETRGKPAPAEQEQEEQAAVDRLDVGPAT, encoded by the coding sequence ATGGTCGTCGTCTTCGTCCACCTGCTGGTCCTCCTCGTCTTCGTGAATCGCTACTTCCTGGGCCGCTGGCTCCGGCGGATTCGTGGCGCGAGCTTCGACGAGCGCATGGAGATCGAGGGCCGCGAGCCTTCGGTGGCCATCGTCGTGCCGATGTTCAATGAGGGCGAGGGCATCTACCGCACCATCCACTCGCTGCTCGCGCAGGACTACCCTGCCGACCGCTTGCGGATCGTCGTCGTCGACGATTGCTCCACCGACGACAGCCACAGCTGGGCCTGGAGGGCGGCGCGGGAGAGCGACCGCGTCACCGTCCTCCGCAACCCGGAGAACATGGGCAAGCGCCGCTCGATCAACCACGCGGTCCGTCGCACCGAGGCGGAGATCATCGTCTCGGTCGACTCGGACGTCGTGGTGGACCAGAAGGCGGTGCGCGAGCTCGTGGCGCGCTTCACCGATCCGAAGATCGCCGCGGTGGGTGGCCGCGTCCACGTGATCAACGTGAACGAGAACTGGCTCACCCGCATGCAGGCGATCAAATACTGGTTCGGCTACGAATACCTGAAGGAACTCGAGCGCGTTTTCCGCTCGGTGATGTGCCTCTCCGGTTGCCTCACCGCCTACCGGCGTCACGTGCTGCTCGAGCTCGAGCCGATCCTCGAGGACCGCAGCGTCCTCGGCGTGCCGATCAAATACGGCGAGGATCGCTTCCTCACCCGCCAGATCGTCAAGGCGGGCTGGCAGACGGTGATGACGCTGGACGCGGTGAGCTACACCGTGGCGCCGCCCACCCTCACCAAATACTTCTCGCAGCAGCTGCGCTGGCGCAGGTCCAACCTGATCGACTACATAGGCGGGCTCTCGCATGCGTGGAAGCTCCACCCGGTGGTCGCGATCCACTACTTCGCCACCTTTGCCATGCTGGTCGCCTATCCGGTGATGGTGGTGGAGTCGCTGGCGTCGCAGTCCTTCTGGCCGCTCACGATGCTGCACGCCGGGATCCTGGCGCTGCTCGGCACCATCTACTGGCTGAAGACGCGCGACATGCCGCCCGAGATGCGGGTCTCGCCGATCTGGTTTCTCTCCATGGCCGCCCTGATGCCGGTGACCTACCTGCTGCTCACGCCGCTGGCGTTCTTCACCCTCGACTCCGGTAGCTGGGAGACGCGGGGCAAGCCGGCGCCGGCCGAGCAGGAGCAGGAAGAGCAGGCCGCCGTCGACCGACTCGACGTGGGCCCCGCGACGTAA